From a region of the Garciella nitratireducens DSM 15102 genome:
- a CDS encoding DnaD domain protein: MNRFQFAIQNEDLGITPVENLFINHYLPKAPGDFVKVYLLGLKFCFHNTEPLSNQVIAKTLDLLESDVVKAWNYWQEQGIIKIEQTGEETTISFLNIKEVILNQSNPPQNNSSSFSVQEFVNSRKNKKIREMHDTIEKMYGRPLSTVELKLYKEWMEEYSFSPEVIILLLEDCFNRGHSELAYIKQVALNWFNAGVKNPEDAEKYMLIHKEKWEKYYKIMSCLGFKRPPTQKEMELMNKWFFNYRMDLDIILEACSKTTSISQPNFRYIDKILTDWYHKEFTTLKQVKEEQESFPKKYVPKKTDKKRANNRLDMDHDYDMDHLEKKLLKRNRSDLSD, from the coding sequence TTGAATAGATTTCAATTTGCAATACAAAACGAAGATTTAGGAATTACTCCTGTTGAAAATTTGTTTATCAATCATTACTTGCCTAAGGCACCTGGAGATTTTGTAAAAGTCTATCTCTTGGGCCTAAAATTTTGCTTTCATAATACGGAACCTCTTTCTAATCAAGTCATTGCTAAAACTTTAGATTTATTAGAGTCTGATGTGGTAAAAGCTTGGAATTATTGGCAAGAGCAAGGAATTATAAAAATAGAACAAACAGGAGAAGAAACAACCATTTCTTTTTTAAACATTAAAGAAGTCATATTAAATCAATCCAATCCTCCTCAAAATAATTCATCAAGTTTCTCTGTTCAAGAATTTGTAAATTCTCGGAAAAATAAAAAAATACGAGAAATGCATGATACAATTGAAAAAATGTATGGACGACCTTTGAGCACAGTAGAATTAAAACTTTATAAAGAATGGATGGAGGAATATTCTTTTTCCCCAGAAGTAATTATTCTTTTACTTGAAGATTGTTTTAATCGGGGACATAGCGAATTGGCTTATATTAAACAAGTTGCCTTAAACTGGTTTAATGCAGGAGTCAAAAATCCAGAAGATGCAGAAAAATATATGTTAATCCATAAGGAAAAATGGGAAAAATATTATAAAATTATGTCTTGTCTTGGTTTTAAAAGACCTCCCACCCAAAAAGAAATGGAACTAATGAATAAGTGGTTTTTTAACTATCGAATGGATTTAGATATCATCTTAGAAGCCTGTTCAAAAACCACTTCAATCTCCCAACCTAATTTTCGTTATATTGATAAAATACTTACGGATTGGTATCATAAAGAATTCACTACTTTAAAACAAGTAAAAGAAGAACAAGAAAGCTTTCCTAAAAAATATGTTCCCAAAAAAACTGATAAAAAAAGAGCAAACAATCGGTTGGATATGGACCATGATTATGATATGGATCACCTTGAAAAAAAACTACTAAAGAGAAATAGGAGTGATCTAAGTGATTAA
- a CDS encoding glycoside hydrolase family 32 protein: MNLSVKEDLYDVKYHIRPPHGLLNDPNGLTYFKGVYHVFFQWNQKGTTHHNKSWGHVISKNLIDWVYLDPALEPKDWFDKDGCYSGSAIEYNGKLFLFYTGNVSTKSGERKSYQCLATSRDGMHFEKKGPILEHPKGYTSHVRDPKVWQDTNHIWWMILGAQTQDLKGTCILYRSDNLKNWTFVGPLMQSSPSLGYMWECPDMILLENKDIFIFSPQGLSPKGDFYQNIYQTGYFSGMFKKDGTFIKDKNDFTELDRGFEFYAPQSFVDPKGRRIVFGWMGTMKPELEQAVPTISNGWLHHLSLPRKIEWKNNHLYQHPISELHSLRKEKISIGDTLKRKKNLELSSPQNEILLCWNSNHAENFVFHISKEVAIQYSKDRKRFTVERTNWLTHKKETRNVILKNSLWHLQIFMESSSLEIFINKGEEVFSLRYFPQNFPLSIGFETNWNRQNSLDTIIYPLKSNSIDKCILQKR, from the coding sequence ATGAACCTATCAGTAAAAGAAGATTTATACGATGTAAAATATCATATACGACCTCCTCATGGCTTGCTCAATGATCCTAATGGCTTGACCTATTTTAAAGGAGTATATCATGTTTTTTTTCAATGGAATCAAAAAGGAACTACTCATCACAATAAGAGTTGGGGTCACGTCATTTCAAAAAATTTAATTGACTGGGTCTATCTAGATCCAGCTTTAGAACCAAAAGATTGGTTTGATAAAGATGGATGTTATTCTGGAAGTGCAATAGAATATAATGGAAAATTATTTCTATTCTATACAGGAAATGTTTCTACAAAATCTGGCGAACGAAAAAGTTATCAATGTTTAGCTACCTCAAGAGATGGAATGCATTTTGAAAAAAAGGGTCCTATTTTAGAACATCCCAAAGGTTATACTTCTCACGTAAGAGATCCTAAAGTATGGCAAGATACAAATCACATTTGGTGGATGATTCTTGGTGCTCAAACCCAGGACTTAAAAGGTACTTGTATCCTTTATCGTTCGGATAATCTAAAAAATTGGACCTTTGTAGGACCGCTTATGCAATCCTCTCCTTCTCTAGGATATATGTGGGAATGTCCAGATATGATCCTATTAGAAAATAAAGATATTTTTATTTTTTCTCCCCAAGGGCTATCCCCTAAAGGAGATTTTTATCAAAATATTTATCAAACAGGTTATTTTTCTGGTATGTTTAAAAAAGATGGGACCTTTATAAAAGATAAAAATGATTTTACAGAACTTGATAGAGGGTTTGAATTTTACGCTCCTCAAAGCTTTGTAGATCCAAAGGGAAGACGCATTGTTTTTGGTTGGATGGGAACCATGAAACCTGAGCTAGAACAGGCCGTCCCTACTATTTCCAATGGATGGCTACATCATTTATCTTTACCTAGAAAAATAGAATGGAAAAATAATCACCTTTACCAACATCCTATTTCTGAGTTACATTCTTTAAGAAAAGAAAAAATTTCTATTGGTGATACTTTAAAAAGAAAAAAAAATTTAGAATTATCTTCTCCTCAAAATGAAATATTATTATGCTGGAATTCTAATCATGCGGAAAATTTTGTTTTTCATATTAGTAAAGAAGTTGCTATCCAATATAGTAAGGATAGAAAAAGATTCACTGTAGAACGTACTAATTGGCTAACTCATAAAAAAGAAACAAGAAATGTGATACTAAAAAATTCTCTATGGCATTTACAAATTTTTATGGAATCTTCTTCTTTAGAAATTTTTATAAATAAAGGAGAAGAAGTATTTTCTTTACGTTATTTCCCCCAAAATTTTCCTCTATCCATTGGCTTTGAAACAAATTGGAATCGACAAAATTCTCTTGATACTATAATCTATCCCTTAAAATCTAATTCCATTGATAAATGTATTTTACAAAAAAGATAA
- a CDS encoding sucrose-specific PTS transporter subunit IIBC, which yields MSENGEIAKQIINAVGGKENIQSVTHCATRLRIMINNKDKINTDKIENIHKVKGAFYNAGQYQIIFGTGTVNKIYDEVIHLIPHEQPSTKIKQNENKEGPSFQRAIRTFGDVFVPIIPVLVATGLFMGLRGLLTQKEMLSIFNLLPEDISPNFLLYTQVLTDTAFAFLPALVAWSTFAVFGGSPIIGIVLGLMLVNPILPNAYEVASGNSSPIMMFGFIPVVGYQGTVLPAFISGFIGAKMERWIRKHVSETLDLLVTPFFTLLIMSISSLFIIGPIFHSLEQVILDIVIWLLGFPLGLGGLIIGGLHQVLVITGVHHIFNFLEIQLLANTGANPFNAIITAGIAAQGGATLAVATKTKSKKVKALAYPSALSAMLGITEPAIFGVNLRYRKPFLFGLIGGSAGGFLADWINLKATGMSITVIPGTLLYLNNQILGYLLVNFFAISVAFVLTYLFGFSNQE from the coding sequence ATGTCAGAAAATGGTGAAATTGCAAAACAAATTATAAATGCAGTGGGTGGAAAAGAAAATATTCAATCAGTAACCCATTGTGCTACTCGTCTACGAATCATGATAAACAATAAAGACAAGATAAATACCGATAAAATAGAAAATATTCATAAGGTAAAAGGTGCTTTTTATAATGCAGGACAATATCAAATTATTTTTGGAACCGGTACCGTTAATAAAATTTATGATGAAGTAATTCATTTAATTCCCCACGAGCAACCTTCTACAAAAATAAAGCAAAACGAAAATAAAGAAGGACCCTCTTTTCAAAGAGCTATTCGAACCTTTGGAGATGTATTTGTTCCTATCATACCTGTACTTGTAGCTACGGGATTATTTATGGGACTCAGGGGCTTATTGACTCAAAAAGAAATGCTATCCATTTTTAATCTACTTCCAGAAGATATTAGCCCCAATTTTTTATTATATACTCAAGTCCTAACAGATACCGCCTTTGCTTTCTTACCTGCATTAGTAGCATGGTCTACTTTTGCTGTGTTTGGTGGATCTCCTATTATTGGAATTGTATTAGGATTAATGTTAGTAAATCCTATCTTACCCAATGCATATGAAGTAGCCTCTGGGAATAGTTCTCCTATCATGATGTTTGGTTTTATTCCAGTCGTTGGATATCAAGGGACTGTACTCCCTGCTTTTATTTCTGGATTTATTGGAGCAAAAATGGAACGTTGGATTCGAAAACATGTTTCTGAAACACTAGATTTATTAGTTACTCCCTTTTTTACTCTTTTAATCATGAGTATTTCCTCTTTATTTATCATTGGACCTATTTTCCATTCTTTAGAACAAGTAATATTGGATATTGTAATATGGTTATTAGGATTCCCTCTTGGTTTAGGGGGACTTATCATTGGAGGATTACATCAAGTACTTGTAATTACAGGAGTACATCATATCTTTAACTTTTTAGAAATTCAACTATTAGCGAATACAGGAGCAAATCCTTTTAATGCAATTATAACAGCTGGGATTGCAGCTCAGGGAGGGGCAACCTTAGCAGTTGCCACAAAAACAAAATCTAAAAAAGTAAAAGCTTTAGCGTATCCTTCTGCATTGTCAGCGATGTTAGGAATCACAGAACCTGCTATTTTTGGAGTCAATTTACGTTATAGAAAACCATTCTTATTTGGTCTTATCGGAGGATCTGCAGGTGGATTTTTAGCAGATTGGATTAATTTAAAAGCAACAGGTATGTCCATTACTGTAATTCCAGGAACTTTATTATATTTAAATAATCAAATCCTAGGATATCTATTGGTAAATTTTTTCGCTATTAGTGTTGCTTTTGTATTAACCTATTTATTTGGCTTTTCTAACCAAGAATAA
- a CDS encoding LacI family DNA-binding transcriptional regulator has product MITISDIAKKAGVAKSTVSRYLNGGCVSQETRKKIDKVVKETGYVPNPFARSLKAKRTYMIGVIIPRLNSPSTNKVLTGMDTTCREKGYQWIITNSNQDQNREIENLYTLAKQKVDGIILLPKKISSKHEKAFEEISTPILVLGQRSKNIPSIIYSDYKAGKTIGEYALKLGHRSFLYVSVSEEDIAVGKERKKGFLDAVKKFPETKIKIITTDFQMDAAYKTALKTLSHLKASFIACATDTIALAFLKAAHQLNLPIPEFISLTGFGGYDTLSFVSPSITTIAYPYYEVGKLAVQQLDRIIQGFKVPNLVEMPHQLIIKESTKSIL; this is encoded by the coding sequence ATGATTACCATCTCAGATATTGCAAAAAAAGCAGGTGTAGCAAAAAGTACTGTATCAAGATATCTAAATGGAGGCTGTGTAAGCCAAGAAACGCGAAAAAAAATCGATAAAGTTGTAAAGGAAACAGGATATGTCCCCAATCCCTTTGCTCGTAGTTTAAAAGCAAAAAGAACTTATATGATTGGCGTGATTATTCCTCGTTTAAATTCTCCTTCTACCAACAAAGTTCTTACAGGTATGGATACCACTTGCAGAGAAAAAGGATATCAATGGATTATTACGAATTCTAACCAAGACCAAAATCGAGAAATTGAAAATCTCTACACCTTAGCTAAACAAAAAGTAGATGGAATTATTTTGCTTCCTAAAAAAATTTCTTCGAAACATGAAAAAGCCTTTGAAGAAATCTCTACCCCCATCCTTGTTTTAGGTCAACGATCTAAAAACATTCCTAGTATTATATACTCTGATTATAAGGCCGGAAAAACTATAGGAGAATATGCTTTAAAGCTAGGTCATCGCTCTTTTTTGTATGTAAGCGTATCAGAAGAAGATATTGCGGTTGGTAAAGAACGAAAAAAGGGATTCTTAGACGCAGTAAAAAAATTCCCTGAAACAAAAATAAAAATCATTACAACAGATTTTCAAATGGATGCGGCCTATAAAACAGCCTTAAAGACCTTATCTCACTTAAAAGCTAGTTTTATAGCCTGTGCAACAGATACTATTGCATTAGCTTTTTTAAAAGCAGCACATCAGTTAAATCTTCCAATCCCGGAATTCATCTCTTTAACAGGATTTGGAGGATATGATACTTTGTCTTTTGTCTCTCCTTCCATCACTACTATTGCTTACCCTTATTATGAAGTGGGAAAATTGGCAGTACAACAATTAGATAGAATCATACAAGGTTTTAAAGTTCCTAATCTCGTGGAAATGCCACATCAATTAATCATAAAAGAATCTACAAAATCCATCTTGTAA
- a CDS encoding DeoR/GlpR family DNA-binding transcription regulator produces the protein MLSDERQIQIAQLVENKGSVTVHELMEIFKVSESTIRRDLTELDANGKLVKVHGGAIALHSVYCTTDDDFKERKNWNKEGKIAIAKYAASLIQPNDFVFIDAGTSTEFMIDFITSKNVIFVTNAVSHARKLTQKGFKTYVLGGEFKQITEAIVGEETILSVSKYNFTKGFFGTNGISKRNGFTTPDLKEAQVKQEAIRRCKECYVLADSSKFNKISSITFAAFSQATIITNVVKDKEFLYCKNILEVNKQ, from the coding sequence ATGCTTTCTGATGAAAGACAAATTCAAATCGCTCAATTAGTAGAAAATAAGGGTAGTGTAACGGTACATGAATTAATGGAAATTTTTAAGGTATCAGAATCTACGATTAGAAGGGATCTTACAGAACTAGATGCCAATGGAAAACTGGTAAAGGTGCATGGAGGTGCAATTGCACTCCATAGTGTATATTGTACAACAGATGATGATTTTAAAGAAAGAAAAAATTGGAACAAAGAGGGAAAAATTGCAATTGCAAAGTATGCAGCATCTTTGATTCAGCCAAATGATTTTGTATTTATTGATGCGGGAACTTCTACGGAGTTTATGATTGATTTTATAACCTCAAAAAATGTTATATTTGTGACCAATGCCGTTTCACATGCTAGAAAACTTACGCAAAAAGGATTTAAAACCTATGTTTTAGGAGGAGAATTTAAACAAATAACAGAAGCAATTGTTGGGGAAGAAACTATTTTAAGTGTTTCTAAGTATAATTTTACAAAGGGTTTTTTTGGAACAAATGGGATTAGTAAAAGAAATGGTTTTACTACCCCAGATTTAAAAGAGGCACAGGTAAAACAGGAAGCGATCAGGCGTTGCAAAGAGTGTTATGTTTTAGCAGATTCTTCAAAATTTAATAAGATTAGTTCTATTACTTTTGCAGCATTTTCTCAGGCCACTATTATTACAAATGTAGTAAAAGATAAAGAATTTTTGTATTGTAAAAATATTTTAGAGGTGAATAAACAATGA
- the pfkB gene encoding 1-phosphofructokinase, with amino-acid sequence MIYTLTVNPSLDYITFVDHLILGEVNRSTKEQIFPGGKGINVSIVLKNLGFENEALGFIAGFTGKEVEKSLKELGCVSDFIQVEKGITRINVKVKSKDITEINGQGPQITQKEMEKLYKKLDQLVEGDILILAGNIPNSMPKSLYADIMKRCTSKNLKIVVDATGDLLINVLKQHPFLIKPNKHELEELFNVTLKSIEDIEYYGKKLQQIGAQNVLISLAEKGALLIAEDQKIYYSKAPKGNLVNSVGSGDSMVAGFVAGFLESENYQHALKMGICAGSASAFSEKLATREEVEHLMEKLEECTVYKREK; translated from the coding sequence ATGATTTATACGCTAACAGTGAATCCATCCCTAGATTATATTACTTTTGTGGATCATTTAATCTTAGGAGAAGTAAATCGAAGTACCAAAGAACAAATATTTCCAGGAGGAAAAGGAATTAATGTTTCTATTGTACTAAAAAATCTAGGATTTGAGAATGAGGCTCTTGGTTTTATTGCTGGGTTTACAGGAAAAGAAGTTGAAAAATCTCTTAAAGAATTGGGATGTGTCAGTGATTTTATTCAGGTTGAAAAAGGAATTACAAGAATTAATGTAAAAGTCAAGTCTAAAGATATTACCGAAATCAATGGACAAGGTCCCCAGATTACTCAAAAGGAAATGGAGAAATTGTATAAAAAATTAGATCAATTAGTAGAAGGGGATATTTTGATTTTAGCTGGTAATATTCCCAATAGCATGCCAAAATCTCTTTATGCAGATATTATGAAACGATGTACATCTAAAAATTTAAAAATAGTTGTAGATGCAACTGGGGATTTACTGATAAATGTTTTAAAACAGCATCCTTTTTTAATTAAGCCTAATAAGCATGAATTAGAAGAGTTATTTAATGTAACATTAAAGTCCATAGAGGATATTGAATATTATGGGAAAAAACTTCAACAGATAGGTGCTCAAAATGTATTGATTTCTTTAGCTGAAAAAGGTGCTCTTTTGATTGCAGAAGACCAAAAGATATATTATAGCAAAGCACCAAAAGGAAATCTTGTGAATTCAGTAGGGTCTGGAGATTCTATGGTGGCTGGTTTTGTAGCAGGGTTTTTAGAATCTGAAAACTATCAGCATGCATTAAAAATGGGAATCTGTGCAGGAAGCGCAAGTGCTTTTTCAGAAAAATTAGCAACTCGGGAAGAAGTAGAGCATTTGATGGAGAAATTAGAAGAGTGCACTGTTTATAAAAGAGAAAAATAA
- a CDS encoding PTS fructose transporter subunit IIABC translates to MKITDLLDKSCIELNAKVSSKKEAIEKLITLMEKSGKIKDVEAYKKLVFAREKQGTTGVGKGVAIPHGKGDCVITPGLSAMVVKDGVDFEALDGAPVELIFLIAAPDTKENVHLSLLSKLATLLMDEAFVEQLKNATSEEEFLNIIEEAEKKKEQKESTTVSEQQVNKKLQSDKKILAVTACPTGIAHTYMAAESLEKEAKKLGVSIKVETRGSGGAKNVLTEEEIEKADAIIVAADTKVPMDRFHGKKVMEVQVSDGIHKAEQLIKKAISGDIPIYQAKEGEYDQSVKNTQKSGKGHQIYKHLMNGISHMLPFVVGGGILIAVAFLIDSLTGDISSTDEIANLGSISRAASFFKGLGDLAFGFMLPILSGYIAMSIGDRPGLAVGFVGGALAKNGSSGFLGALVIGFIAGYIILLLKKVFSKLPNSLEGIKPVLLYPVLGILLVGVIMTFIIEPPVGALNTSLNNALKGMDTSSKVILGMLLGGMMAVDLGGPVNKAAYVFGTASIAAGNYEIMAAVMMGGMIPPCAIALATMLFKNKFTESEKKAGPTNFIMGLAFISEGAIPFAAADPIRVLPSLIVGSAVGGALSMIFNCTLMAPHGGIFVFPVVGKPLLYLLSLIIGSIISALLLGLLKKPVSMNK, encoded by the coding sequence ATGAAGATTACAGACTTACTTGATAAAAGTTGCATTGAATTAAATGCAAAAGTAAGTAGTAAAAAAGAAGCCATTGAGAAATTAATCACTCTAATGGAAAAAAGCGGGAAAATAAAAGATGTAGAGGCTTATAAAAAGCTAGTATTTGCGAGAGAAAAACAGGGAACAACTGGAGTAGGAAAAGGAGTGGCTATTCCTCATGGAAAGGGAGATTGCGTTATTACTCCTGGACTTAGTGCAATGGTAGTAAAAGATGGAGTAGATTTTGAAGCATTAGATGGTGCTCCTGTTGAACTAATATTTTTAATTGCAGCTCCTGATACAAAAGAGAATGTTCATTTAAGTTTGCTTAGTAAATTAGCAACTTTGTTGATGGATGAAGCCTTTGTAGAGCAGTTAAAAAATGCAACCTCTGAAGAAGAGTTTTTAAATATTATTGAAGAAGCAGAGAAAAAGAAAGAGCAAAAAGAAAGTACTACTGTTTCTGAGCAACAAGTTAATAAAAAATTACAATCTGATAAAAAAATATTGGCAGTTACTGCATGTCCTACTGGGATAGCTCATACTTATATGGCTGCAGAAAGTTTAGAAAAAGAAGCTAAAAAGTTAGGAGTATCTATTAAAGTAGAAACCAGAGGTTCTGGAGGAGCTAAAAATGTTTTAACAGAAGAAGAAATTGAAAAAGCAGATGCCATCATTGTAGCAGCGGATACAAAGGTTCCTATGGACCGATTTCATGGAAAAAAAGTGATGGAAGTACAGGTATCTGATGGAATTCATAAAGCAGAGCAATTAATTAAAAAAGCAATTTCTGGAGATATTCCCATTTATCAGGCAAAAGAAGGAGAGTATGATCAATCTGTAAAGAATACACAAAAAAGCGGGAAAGGGCATCAAATATATAAGCATTTAATGAATGGAATATCTCATATGCTTCCTTTTGTTGTAGGAGGAGGAATATTGATTGCGGTTGCTTTTTTAATTGATAGCTTAACAGGAGATATTTCTTCTACAGATGAAATTGCAAATTTGGGAAGTATTTCTAGGGCAGCTTCTTTCTTTAAAGGACTTGGTGATTTAGCTTTTGGGTTTATGCTTCCTATTCTTTCAGGATATATTGCTATGAGTATTGGGGATCGACCTGGATTAGCAGTTGGATTTGTAGGAGGAGCACTTGCGAAAAATGGTTCTTCAGGATTTTTGGGGGCCTTAGTAATCGGCTTTATTGCGGGATATATTATTCTTTTGTTAAAAAAAGTTTTTTCCAAATTACCTAATAGTTTAGAAGGAATCAAACCTGTATTATTGTATCCTGTACTTGGAATTTTACTTGTAGGTGTCATTATGACGTTTATAATCGAACCTCCTGTAGGAGCTTTAAACACTTCTTTGAATAATGCTTTAAAAGGAATGGATACATCTAGTAAGGTGATTTTAGGAATGTTATTAGGTGGAATGATGGCTGTGGATTTAGGAGGACCTGTGAACAAAGCTGCTTATGTCTTTGGAACAGCTTCAATTGCTGCTGGGAATTATGAAATTATGGCAGCTGTTATGATGGGAGGAATGATTCCTCCATGTGCAATTGCTTTAGCAACGATGTTATTTAAAAATAAGTTTACAGAAAGTGAAAAGAAAGCTGGACCTACTAATTTTATTATGGGCTTGGCATTTATTTCAGAAGGGGCTATTCCATTTGCAGCTGCGGATCCAATACGAGTTTTGCCATCATTAATTGTAGGATCTGCGGTAGGGGGTGCTTTATCTATGATATTTAATTGCACACTTATGGCACCTCATGGTGGGATTTTTGTATTCCCAGTAGTTGGAAAACCATTACTTTATTTGCTTTCTTTAATTATTGGAAGTATAATAAGTGCACTTTTATTAGGCTTATTAAAAAAACCAGTTTCAATGAATAAGTAA
- a CDS encoding HPr family phosphocarrier protein yields the protein MTQKSVVIENATGLHARPASLFVQKANEFQSDIFIIKDGNKINVKSILGIMAAGISKGTEITIQADGPDEEAAVNALVELVENKFGEE from the coding sequence ATGACACAAAAGTCAGTTGTTATTGAAAATGCTACAGGACTACATGCAAGACCTGCTTCTTTATTTGTACAAAAAGCCAATGAATTCCAATCTGATATTTTCATTATAAAAGATGGAAATAAAATCAATGTAAAAAGTATTTTAGGGATTATGGCAGCAGGGATTTCAAAAGGAACAGAAATTACAATACAAGCGGATGGTCCGGATGAAGAAGCCGCAGTAAACGCTTTGGTGGAATTAGTAGAAAATAAATTTGGAGAAGAATAA